In a single window of the Onthophagus taurus isolate NC chromosome 9, IU_Otau_3.0, whole genome shotgun sequence genome:
- the LOC111421201 gene encoding uncharacterized protein, with protein sequence MFLCKVCNGAFTLKHNLTRHIRLKHGDVRESNFKCSICEKVYSRSDKLKHHQRSVHELDVPRYVAPQPPPPPPLPPSLQSTSVGPVEQTSLRHPPKQQPSNPSSSTSNLCPICGVDFISTTHLRTHLRLEHATPVEGEDNVDRLESCFKGRVCTYRVADVLVDDDISSFLTRSEGAVKRMIEVSLDRCGPSIKVQIEFFANYVKAAYDENGDEDVLMSEKNFNCTFQVVSVGTDLHEVYVGMCREILAQSEEFQERDSGWAFFSVSHLLLNINKFEPIPGALYIRLPQVIAEKHACVNIKNYTDDACLAWCLTAALHPANHSHDRTTSYPHYSQVLNLHGITFPITLKDIINVEKLNNLRINVYELISSSSGKYTVEGPIYFTKQRRDIHINLLYLYENGKGHFVLIKNLSRLISSQVTRREHSIHLCDGCLTRFSSADKLLTHQTYDCNHVMTVLPTTDLKSKPNFFGLKTPQNILEFNNYKFTQMAPFVIYADFESLLKPIDYCKQSSAKSFTEKIEEHQPYSFAYYIVSNIGSSLNRFETYTGPDAPKIFISKLIDDVKLLYSKYFKTIKPMIPLTADEQRHFDSAENCIICQNPFTSNQVKVRDHCHISGKYRGPTHSNCNLNFKLQNFIPIFFHNFSGYDCHLFIKEMAEADKDGLDVLPNNKERYISFSKRVLVDKVISEDKSVENVFFKLRFVDSFRFMASSLDSLAGNLNEFDFIHVRKFYPHNDYFKLLTKKGIFPYAFMSSFDRLNATSLPPKEAFFNNLNLEGISDEQYTHQTVWKKFNCHTFKDYSDLYLKTDVLLLADVFEKFRRVCFKTYVLDPAHYYTAPGLSWDAMLKFTKIKLELLTDIDQVHFVKKGIRGGISQCSLRHAKANNKYMENYDANSPSKFLMYWDANNLYGWAMSQFIPVSDFKWLTENEIQNLDFNNTADDYDFGYILDVDIAYPEHLHNLHNDLPFLAENLIPPNCKCESDKRLIPNLFDKTNYVIHYRNLKQAVAHGLIISKVNRVLSFKQSPWLKSYIDKNTELRQSAKNDFEKDFFKLMNNAVFGKTMENVDKRVDVRLVTSWDDIRFDKTAGRPRLGARSLIAKLNFKSVKVFTETFSAIQMERLHIVYDKPLYVGFTVLELSKLLMYDFYYDFLKPKYGEDVQLCYMDTDSFTVLIKSDDVYNDVKLNLDKFDTSNYSPDNRFDIPLQNKAVLGKMKDENCGNVMVEFIGLRSKVYANRVADGRVTKKSKGIRKAVVKQKLSFQNYFDCLHSNSIVSRKQLLFRSFNHTVFTVLQNKLALSPHNSKRCIDADGIKTLAWGHFTTISNNV encoded by the coding sequence atgtttctttgcAAAGTGTGTAACGGTGCGTTTACCTTAAAACACAATCTTACCCGACATATACGTTTGAAACACGGTGATGTGCGGGAATCGAACTTTAAATGCAGTATCTGcgaaaaagtttattcaaGATCTGACAAATTGAAACACCATCAAAGAAGCGTACATGAACTAGATGTTCCACGTTATGTTGCGCCGcagccgccgccgccgccaccACTACCACCATCTTTACAAAGTACATCGGTCGGTCCGGTTGAACAGACTTCACTGCGTCATCCGCCTAAACAACAACCCTCCAACCCTTCATCAAGTACCTCCAACTTATGTCCAATTTGCGGTGTTGACTTTATATCTACCACTCACCTACGGACTCATCTAAGATTGGAACATGCGACCCCGGTCGAAGGTGAAGATAACGTCGATAGATTGGAATCATGTTTTAAAGGCAGAGTTTGCACCTATAGAGTCGCAGACGTGTTGGTCGATGATGATATATCATCGTTCCTAACAAGATCAGAAGGAGCTGTTAAACGAATGATTGAGGTTAGTTTAGATCGCTGTGGTCCCTCTATAAAGGTTCAGATTGAGTTTTTTGCGAATTATGTTAAAGCCGCGTATGATGAAAATGGGGATgaagacgtattaatgtccgagaaaaattttaattgtacatTTCAAGTTGTTTCGGTGGGTACGGATTTGCATGAGGTGTATGTTGGGATGTGTAGGGAAATTTTAGCTCAAAGCGAAGAATTTCAAGAACGCGACTCTGGGTGGGCCTTCTTCTCCGTATCTCACCTCCtgcttaatattaataaatttgaaccTATACCCGGAGCATTGTATATACGTTTACCACAGGTAATTGCTGAAAAACATGCGTgcgtaaatattaaaaactatacGGACGATGCTTGTTTAGCGTGGTGTTTGACGGCGGCTCTTCATCCTGCAAATCATAGTCACGATCGAACTACAAGCTACCCTCATTATAGTCAAGTACTTAATTTGCACGGGATTACATTTCCCATTACtttaaaagatataattaatgtagaaaaattaaataatttacgtATTAATGTTTACGAATTGATAAGTAGTAGTAGTGGTAAATACACGGTGGAAGGgccaatttattttaccaaACAAAGACGCGATATTcatataaatttgctttatctATACGAAAACGGGAAGGgacatttcgttttaattaaaaatctttcaaGACTAATATCGAGTCAAGTCACGCGCCGCGAACATTCTATACACCTTTGTGATGGATGTTTAACGCGGTTTTCATCCGCAGACAAGTTACTCACTCATCAGACTTATGATTGTAATCATGTGATGACCGTTTTACCTACAACcgatttaaaatctaaaccaAACTTTTTCGGTTTAAAAACTccgcaaaatattttagaatttaacaattataaattCACTCAGATGGCGCCATTTGTCATCTACGCTGACTTTGAATCGCTTTTAAAACCGATCGATTATTGTAAGCAGAGTAGCGCTAAATCTTTTACGGAAAAAATTGAGGAACATCAACCTTACAGTTTTGCTTATTACATTGTTTCCAATATTGGTAGCAGTTTAAATAGATTTGAAACGTATACGGGGCCGGATGcgcctaaaatttttatctctaaattaattgatgatgTTAAATTACTTTACAGCAAATACTTTAAAACTATAAAACCAATGATACCTTTAACGGCCGATGAGCAACGGCATTTCGATTCGGCcgaaaattgtattatttgtcAAAATCCTTTTACTTCAAACCAGGTTAAGGTTCGTGATCATTGTCATATTAGCGGCAAATACCGAGGTCCCACCCATTCAAATTGTAATCTAAATttcaaacttcaaaattttattccgatattttttcataacttTAGTGGGTATGattgtcatttatttattaaagaaatggcCGAAGCAGACAAAGATGGACTTGATGTGTTACCTAATAATAAAGAGagatacattagttttagtaaAAGAGTGTTGGTTGATAAGGTAATTAGTGAAGACAAATCtgttgaaaatgttttctttaaattaagatttgttGATTCATTTCGGTTCATGGCATCTTCATTAGATTCTTTAGCAGGTAACCTTAATGAGTTTGATTTTATTCACGTGCGTAAATTTTACCCACacaatgattattttaaattgttgacCAAAAAGGGAATCTTTCCCTACGCCTTTATGTCATCATTTGATAGGCTTAATGCCACATCCTTACCCCCTAAAGaggcattttttaataatttaaatttagaggGAATATCTGATGAGCAATATACCCATCAAACTGTTTGGaagaaatttaattgtcaTACTTTTAAGGATTATTCCGATTTATACTTAAAGACCGATGTTCTTCTATTAGCTGATGTATTTGAGAAATTTAGACGAGTATGTTTCAAAACGTACGTTTTAGATCCCGCGCATTATTATACGGCACCGGGGTTATCTTGGGATGCTATGCTaaaatttacgaaaattaaattggaattGTTGACGGATATTGATCAAGTTCATTTCgttaaaaaaggtatccgtGGGGGCATTTCACAATGCTCTCTACGTCATGCTAAagcaaacaataaatatatggAAAATTATGATGCTAATTcaccttcaaaatttttaatgtattgggaCGCTAATAATTTGTATGGGTGGGCAATGTCTCAATTTATCCCCGTTTCCGACTTTAAATGGTTGACTGAAaacgaaattcaaaatttagattttaataatacagCCGATGATTACGATTTCGGATATATTTTAGATGTGGATATTGCGTATCCCGAACACTTGCACAACCTGCATAATGATCTACCTTTCTTAGCCGAAAATTTAATCCCCCCTAACTGTAAATGTGAGAGCGATAAACGattaattccaaatttatttgataagacaaattatgtaattcattacagaaatttaaaacaagccGTTGCACACGgattaattataagtaaagtAAATAGAGTTTTATCGTTTAAACAATCCCCTTGGTTAAAGTCATATATCGATAAAAATACAGAGTTACGCCAATCggctaaaaatgattttgaaaaggatttttttaaattaatgaacaaCGCCGTTTTCGGTAAAACCatggaaaatgttgataaGCGAGTCGACGTCCGCTTAGTAACCAGTTGGGACGATATCAGGTTTGACAAAACCGCAGGTAGACCTAGACTTGGAGCTCGGAGTTTAAtcgctaaattaaattttaaaagtgttaaagtaTTCACAGAAACGTTTTCGGCAATTCAAATGGAGCGTCTTCATATCGTTTACGATAAACCTCTATACGTTGGTTTTACAGTTTTAGAActctcaaaattattaatgtacgatttttattatgattttttaaaacctaaaTACGGCGAGGACGTTCAGTTGTGTTACATGGATACCGACAGTTTCACCGTACTAATTAAGTCTGACGATGTGTATAacgatgttaaattaaatttagataaatttgataCATCTAACTACAGTCCCGATAATCGGTTTGACATCCCCTTGCAAAATAAAGCGGTTTTAGGTAAGATGAAGGATGAAAATTGCGGAAACGTAATGGTCGAATTTATTGGCTTAAGATCGAAGGTGTACGCAAATCGGGTTGCTGATGGGCGGGttactaaaaaatctaaaGGTATTAGGAAAGCTGTGGTTAAACAAAagctttcatttcaaaattatttcgacTGTTTACATTCAAATTCCATCGTGTCTAGAAAACAGttattatttagaagttttaaccACACGGTTTTTACCgttttacaaaacaaattgGCCCTTTCCCCACATAATTCAAAGCGATGTATCGATGCCGATGGTATTAAAACATTGGCTTGGGGTCATTTTACAACTATTTCGAATaacgtttaa